The following proteins come from a genomic window of Acidimicrobiia bacterium:
- a CDS encoding enoyl-CoA hydratase-related protein, producing MSLEVALDEGVLHLRLDRPDKRNALTDEMLAAMIDAIDAAGRDEAVRVIVISGSGDHFCSGFDIVSRNAGDTGESRRPRVGSIQRRLPSQAHRLIPLILTTQTPVVCRVQGWCAGIGLNLALAADFTVATDDARFWMPFVDRGFTADSGATWLLPRRIGEVRARDMLLLARVVEGSEAASWGMVHKIVPAAELDASVDEVVQQLASGATVALGLTKWLINSGREATLLDHLQNEAFAMELSSRSEDFREGLAAFREKRAPNFQGR from the coding sequence ATGAGCCTCGAAGTCGCGCTCGACGAGGGCGTGCTGCATCTGCGTCTCGATCGACCCGACAAGCGCAACGCGCTCACCGACGAGATGCTGGCGGCAATGATCGACGCAATCGACGCGGCCGGGCGCGACGAGGCCGTACGCGTCATCGTGATCTCCGGCTCGGGCGACCACTTCTGTTCCGGGTTCGACATCGTGTCGCGCAACGCCGGCGACACCGGTGAGAGCCGGCGACCGCGCGTCGGCAGCATCCAGCGCCGGCTCCCGTCGCAGGCCCACCGGCTCATCCCGCTGATCCTCACCACCCAGACACCGGTGGTGTGCCGGGTGCAGGGGTGGTGCGCGGGCATCGGCCTGAACCTCGCGCTCGCCGCCGACTTCACCGTCGCAACCGACGACGCCCGGTTCTGGATGCCGTTCGTCGACCGCGGCTTCACCGCCGACAGCGGGGCAACGTGGCTGTTGCCGCGCCGCATCGGCGAGGTCCGCGCGCGCGACATGCTGCTCCTCGCGCGTGTCGTCGAGGGTTCGGAAGCGGCAAGCTGGGGGATGGTGCACAAGATCGTGCCCGCCGCCGAGCTCGACGCGAGCGTCGATGAAGTCGTGCAGCAACTCGCTTCCGGCGCGACCGTCGCCCTCGGGCTCACCAAGTGGCTGATCAACAGCGGGCGCGAGGCAACACTCCTCGATCATCTTCAGAACGAGGCGTTCGCGATGGAGCTCTCGTCGCGGAGCGAGGACTTTCGCGAAGGTCTTGCCGCGTTCCGCGAGAAGCGCGCCCCCAACTTCCAGGGCCGATGA